The following proteins are encoded in a genomic region of Primulina huaijiensis isolate GDHJ02 chromosome 3, ASM1229523v2, whole genome shotgun sequence:
- the LOC140973502 gene encoding tyrosine-sulfated glycopeptide receptor 1-like has product MRLSISNPCSLLNVMLITVSVISFCCVDTCHGSCNEVDLDSLSLLNLSVSAAPPLNWSVSADCCAWEGVGCDSSSGRVTSLWLPSRGIVGTIPTSFLNLTSLSMLSLSHNGLSGPLPDGFFSSLNLLRVVDLSLNRLTGELAQWDELPATIQEFNLSSNHFLGRIQSFFFKQGLSLRLFDVSNNSFSGSIPSGVCGFSPSIQRLDFSNNEFAGSIPQGFSSCSNLVSLRAGFNNFSGGVPQDVFGLSGLEELYFPGNRLSGYIDGRITELKNLRILELYGNLFKGMIPQNIGRLSNLEVLKLHINSLNGTIPSSLTNCTKLTTLYLRVNFLGGELSAFDFSRFVQLRSVDLGNNNFSGGLPESLFKCKTLVALRLATNSLNGEISPSITALQNLSFVSLSNNSLTNISGALSILQRCKNLKTLTLSLNFYHEQLPDDENFTSSDGFQNIQVLALGGNAFTGVIPMWIIKLAKLEVLDLSHNNLTGSIPSWVGNFQNLFYLDLSFNLLSGYFPMEFTTLRRLAFQKNSDEVDSSYLELPVFVQPYNASNQQYNQLTNLPPALYLGNNSLSGTIPVEIGQLKFILALDLSNNSFSGSIPNTISNLTNLEKLDLSGNQLSGQIPASLRNLHFLSFFNVAYNNLEGPIPTGGQFDTFPNSSFEGNPGLCGRVNPCSGQSGTTSKSTERSGISKKTVVLLTLVICPTIFALSLILFWVFSKRKIQPKDTSERNDLETVSFNSSGVYPRVKEDNSIVILFDNSKKKIEDLTINDILKATDDFNQSNIIGCGGFGLVYRAILVDGTKLAIKKLSGDMGLMEREFKAEVEALSTAQHENLVSLLGYSMHAGFRLLIYSYMEKGSLDYWLHEKPDGAIQLSWTIRLKIARGASFGVAYMLQTCEPHIVHRDLKSSNILLDQNFEARVADFGLARLILPYRTHVTTELVGTLGYIPPEYSQSWIATLRGDIYSFGVVLLELLTGKRPVELFRPKKERELVAWVQQLRNEGKQEEIFDPLLKGKGFEQEMLRVLDVACMCVNQNPMKRPTIREVVDWLENVGS; this is encoded by the coding sequence ATGCGCTTGAGCATCTCCAATCCTTGTTCTTTGTTGAATGTGATGCTGATTACAGTATCCGTGATCAGTTTTTGCTGTGTGGATACCTGCCATGGATCCTGTAATGAGGTTGATCTCGATTCTCTGTCATTGCTCAACCTCAGTGTCTCTGCTGCGCCTCCTTTGAATTGGTCTGTTTCAGCTGATTGCTGTGCTTGGGAGGGTGTTGGCTGTGATAGCAGCTCTGGTAGGGTCACAAGTTTGTGGTTGCCATCACGAGGAATAGTGGGCACCATACCTACTTCTTTTCTCAATCTCACCTCTCTTTCAATGCTCAGTCTCTCTCACAATGGGCTCTCGGGGCCTCTCCCAGATGGGTTTTTCTCGTCCTTGAACCTGCTCCGGGTTGTCGATTTGAGCCTTAACCGTCTGACGGGAGAGCTGGCTCAGTGGGATGAGCTGCCTGCTACGATtcaggaattcaatctttccaGCAACCACTTTCTTGGAAGGATTCAGTCTTTTTTTTTCAAGCAGGGGTTGAGTTTAAGGCTTTTTGATGTCAGCAACAACAGCTTCTCCGGATCTATTCCTTCGGGTGTTTGTGGTTTTTCCCCTTCAATCCAGAGGCTTGATTTCTCTAACAATGAGTTTGCGGGCTCTATACCACAAGGTTTCAGCTCGTGCTCGAATCTGGTGAGTCTACGGGCGGGCTTCAACAATTTCTCTGGCGGGGTGCCGCAGGATGTTTTTGGGTTGTCGGGATTGGAGGAGCTGTACTTTCCGGGCAACAGGCTCTCTGGATATATTGATGGAAGGATTACCGAACTCAAAAACCTCAGAATCCTGGAATTGTATGGTAATCTCTTCAAAGGAATGATTCCTCAGAACATCGGGAGGCTCTCCAACTTGGAGGTGCTGAAGCTTCATATAAATAGTCTCAATGGCACAATTCCTTCGTCGCTCACGAATTGCACGAAACTGACAACACTGTATTTAAGAGTCAACTTTCTGGGAGGTGAGCTTTCTGCTTTCGATTTCTCAAGATTTGTGCAACTAAGGTCAGTTGATCTGGGCAATAACAACTTCAGTGGGGGCTTGCCCGAGAGCCTTTTCAAGTGCAAAACGCTCGTCGCTCTTCGGCTGGCGACTAACTCGCTAAATGGAGAGATTTCTCCCAGTATAACGGCTTTACAGAATCTGTCGTTTGTCTCCCTATCTAACAACAGCCTAACCAATATATCAGGTGCATTATCGATCCTGCAAAGGTGCAAGAACCTCAAAACACTAACCCTCTCCTTGAATTTCTATCATGAACAACTGCCTGATGATGAGAACTTCACCAGCTCGGACGGGTTTCAAAATATCCAAGTATTGGCTTTGGGTGGGAATGCATTCACTGGTGTAATTCCAATGTGGATAATCAAGCTAGCAAAGCTGGAGGTTCTTGATCTTTCACATAACAACCTAACGGGCTCTATTCCGAGTTGGGTTGGGAATTTCCAAAACCTTTTCTACTTAGATTTATCATTCAATCTACTTTCAGGATACTTCCCGATGGAATTTACCACATTGAGGAGGCTGGCATTCCAGAAAAATTCGGACGAAGTCGACAGCAGTTACTTGGAGTTGCCTGTGTTTGTTCAGCCATATAATGCCTCGAATCAGCAATACAATCAACTCACAAACTTACCACCAGCTTTATATCTTGGTAATAACAGTTTATCCGGTACTATCCCGGTGGAGATAGGTCAATTGAAGTTTATATTAGCCTTGGATCTTAGCAATAACAGTTTTTCTGGCAGTATTCCAAACACGATATCTAATCTCACTAACTTGGAGAAACTGGACCTCTCTGGAAACCAACTTTCTGGCCAAATCCCAGCATCTCTTCGAAATCTCCATTTCTTGTCTTTTTTCAATGTTGCATATAATAATCTTGAAGGTCCCATACCCACAGGGGGGCAGTTCGACACATTCCCAAATTCAAGCTTTGAAGGGAACCCGGGGTTGTGTGGTCGGGTGAATCCTTGCTCTGGTCAATCGGGCACCACAAGTAAATCGACAGAGCGAAGCGGGATAAGTAAGAAAACCGTTGTTTTACTGACACTTGTGATCTGTCCAACTATTTTTGCACTAAGTTTGATATTATTCTGGGTCTTTTCAAAGAGAAAAATCCAACCGAAAGATACCTCAGAAAGAAACGATCTAGAGACAGTGTCCTTCAACTCATCTGGAGTATATCCCAGGGTTAAAGAGGACAATAGCATAGTCATATTGTTTGACAACAGCAAGAAAAAAATAGAGGATCTAACGATAAATGATATCTTGAAAGCCACAGATGATTTCAACCAATCAAATATAATCGGTTGTGGAGGTTTCGGATTGGTATACAGAGCGATTTTGGTGGATGGCACTAAACTGGCAATCAAGAAGCTTTCTGGAGACATGGGTTTGATGGAAAGGGAGTTCAAAGCAGAGGTTGAAGCATTATCGACAGCCCAACACGAGAACCTTGTTAGTTTGCTAGGTTACTCTATGCATGCCGGATTCAGATTGCTGATATATTCTTATATGGAGAAAGGGAGCCTGGACTACTGGTTGCATGAAAAACCTGATGGAGCAATCCAACTCAGCTGGACAATACGACTGAAGATTGCTCGAGGGGCTAGTTTTGGAGTGGCTTACATGCTCCAGACCTGTGAACCACACATTGTTCACCGCGATCTGAAGTCCAGTAACATCCTTCTCGATCAAAACTTCGAAGCACGTGTGGCAGATTTTGGGTTGGCAAGACTGATTCTTCCGTATCGGACACATGTCACCACTGAATTGGTTGGTACCCTTGGTTACATCCCACCAGAATACAGTCAATCCTGGATAGCTACATTAAGAGGTGATATTTACAGCTTTGGAGTTGTCCTGCTTGAGCTATTAACAGGCAAGAGACCTGTTGAGTTGTTCAGGCCGAAGAAGGAGAGGGAGTTGGTTGCATGGGTACAACAGTTGAGGAATGAGGGAAAACAAGAGGAAATCTTTGATCCTCTCCTCAAAGGCAAAGGCTTTGAGCAAGAGATGCTGCGTGTGCTCGATGTCGCGTGCATGTGCGTAAACCAGAACCCCATGAAGAGGCCGACTATAAGAGAAGTGGTCGATTGGCTCGAGAATGTAGGGTCCTAG